AGGGCCCCTGGGTGGACAGTGCTTGGCACATAGTGCTTATGATGCTCCATGGCCTGCTCTCATTCCTTAGCACCCTAACTCCTGCCAGAACCTTGAACAACCAGTCTGGTCAGCTGGTCTAAAAAACTGCTGGTGGGTATGGGGGGCCTGTGATGGTCTGACCCCTTGCTGAACTAGCACCTCTTATCCATGGGGGCAGAAGAGCTCGCTACTATGGAGGCATCATTCCTGGAGGTAGACCTCAAAGCCACGGTATGGTGCATCTTATCTATGCCAGGGACTGCCTGTCTGCTCTTGGCATATGTGCCCACCCAGCCCTTTATTAGGTACTAAGTCTcctgcttatggtgatgtggggacttaaatttaggacctcagggccttaggcattaaagtctttttgtataacaattACATTATCTTCCCATCCCAAGTCTCGTGCTCTTTCAAGGCCTGGCACTGCCTGTTGGGTCTGGTACCCTTACACTGCCCACGGAGGTGGACTTGGCTGGTATCAGATGGCCCGAGTTTAGGGAGGGAATTCTAGCTTTCTTTAAGGAGGGCAAAGGCAACTTGGCAAAACCCCTGAACTTTAATACTGAATTTGCTACCCAGAGTCTAAAGCAGTGTGGATCCCAATGAGAAGGTGGACCCATCCCTGTGCCCTCTACCACAGCACAACCTTCACACACAGTCAGGCTGCTGAAAGCTACACATGGTCTAAGAGGTGGTGTAGTGAAAGCACTgggctcccaagcatgaggtcttgagttcaattctccACATTGTATGTGCTGAAacaatgctttggttctctcttcccCAGCCACTATCATAAACAAATAGATCTTTATAGAAAGttttgaaaagataaattaagagcTACACCCTCCCTGTGATGCTGCTAGGTATGGGGCACAAAGCCAGGGGACTCCTCCCATCTCCTAGTGCACTGATGCCAGCCATGGTCCATCCTCCTCCTGGATACACAGGCTCCCAAGTTTCCCCATATGTTACCTATCCAGCAGGACTCACCTGCTGCAAAAGGCATTTTGTAGGGACGGCTGCCGCAGGTAGTACCCACGTGGGTGAGGGACGAGGTCAGCAGCTCACAGACTCTATAGCCACTCATGCCAGTGTCCTCACTGGAGCAGATGCGGGACCCCCAGGGAGGATGCTGGAAGGGGGTGCCCGTGGGCACGGTACTTGGGGCCACCAGAAGCCCCTCACTGGGTGCAGCCACTGGGGACAGCTTACCCTCAGGAAGCATGGGGCAGGGGGAGCAGCCTCCACACTGCAGCCTCTCGGGGCTGCAGTACAAATAGAAGCTACCAAGCTCAGGTTGGCCACATAGGCCACGGTAGTCAGCAGGGTtgccaggcagtggcagtggGGACAGCTGGAGTGCAGGGAATGAGGGCTGGTGTAGTTCCTGCTTTGGGGCGGGTGATTCCTCGCCAGGGCGCCCAGGCTCCGGCTTCAGTGCTGCCTGCCCGCCCATCAGCAGAGGCAGCTGGGGGCGTGGCCCCGGGGGACTCTCTAGGGCTTGGCTGGTAGGCTGGTAAGGCAGCTGGCTAGGGGGTCTATGTGGGGTGGTAGGTGGCCATGGCTCCTCAGGATGACCCTCTCTACCAAGATGGCCTGAGGCCTCTGCAAAGCCAGTCCCCTGCTGGACCTTGGGGTAGTTCTTGCCATTGACCTTGGCCCACTTTGGCCGAGGGGCCTTGGGTGTGGGCAGCTCAGAGCCATCGGACTCTGGGGGAGCCCGAGGTGGCCGCAGTGGCAGCTCTCGCTCCTGGCTTAGCTTGAGGATGGCAGCGGCATTCAGGCTGGCCAGTCTCTTGGGGGCTGGGTCACCATCCCGTCGGGCACCTTCATCAGGTGCCAGCTCTGGGGACAGGTCTCTGCTGGCTCCTCCCAGCTCCCCTGGCCGGGGCCGCTTTTTGGAGGGACAGCCCCCTGTGACCCGGTCCCGGATGCGGTGGGGGTCCCCTCCTCGGCCACGGCGTGCACCTGCCAGGCTCCCCGTGTCTTCACGCTCCAGCAGCAGGTTGTTGAGGGCTTCAGCATTGAGTGAGGCCAGCCGTCGCTTGCGGGGCTGGGGGGGTCCTGCATCCTCTCCAGGGGCTGGGCTAGGGGGCTTGGGCAGGGCAGGCGGCAATTCATCTGCCTCATCAGCGCTGCGTGGGCCAGCCATGGTCTCTAGTCGGGTCAGCAGCACCTTGCAGGCCTTGGGCTTGTCAGGGACTCCTTGGCGCTTCCGCAGTGGGTAGTTCTTGCGGCGGTTGGCCAGGGGCCCAGGACTGTCAGGCACACCGGGCTCCATCCCATCTGCCCCCTGCTCCATATTGCTGCCATCCATCTGCAGGGCCTCCTGACGGCCAGTAGGACCCGAGCTCTGCACAGGAAGGGACTTCCTCCGAGTGTGTGTCATCAGCACCTCCAAGCTGCAGGATAGGACAAGAggcacagtgagataccacccaGAGTGCCACACCCCCAAGTCCAGGCTTCCCAGGACCCCTTCTGTAATAAGTGTACTAAGGCAGTTGTGTAAGCATGGCCACTCTACTCCCTATGAATATGGCCCTGGGGAGTTTACACGACAGTGCAGACTGGAGTCAAAGGACAGAGCAGCAGGGGAGGAGCCACAACCTAGGTTAGATTAGAAAAGGCCCTCAAACAacccaggaagtagcacagtggataaggcactgtattctcaagcatgagatcctcagTTTGACTCCTGGCATGGCAActgctagagtgatgctttggttctctccctctcattaaagcATACACCCAAGAGAGGGCTGAAGAGGCGGGAAAGGGGACCACTGCCCCAACCTAGTCCCAGGAAAGGGTGGTTCCTGTCAATTCCTGCAGCACAGGCTGCAGAGCCCCTGAAACCCCCCCAGTGACACACACATAccacctccccccttccccattcAGCTCACCTATAGTGCCCTTCACTATGCTCAAAGCACCTCACTCCCAGCCCACACAGGTC
This DNA window, taken from Erinaceus europaeus chromosome 16, mEriEur2.1, whole genome shotgun sequence, encodes the following:
- the BAHD1 gene encoding bromo adjacent homology domain-containing 1 protein isoform X1, encoding MTHTRRKSLPVQSSGPTGRQEALQMDGSNMEQGADGMEPGVPDSPGPLANRRKNYPLRKRQGVPDKPKACKVLLTRLETMAGPRSADEADELPPALPKPPSPAPGEDAGPPQPRKRRLASLNAEALNNLLLEREDTGSLAGARRGRGGDPHRIRDRVTGGCPSKKRPRPGELGGASRDLSPELAPDEGARRDGDPAPKRLASLNAAAILKLSQERELPLRPPRAPPESDGSELPTPKAPRPKWAKVNGKNYPKVQQGTGFAEASGHLGREGHPEEPWPPTTPHRPPSQLPYQPTSQALESPPGPRPQLPLLMGGQAALKPEPGRPGEESPAPKQELHQPSFPALQLSPLPLPGNPADYRGLCGQPELGSFYLYCSPERLQCGGCSPCPMLPEGKLSPVAAPSEGLLVAPSTVPTGTPFQHPPWGSRICSSEDTGMSGYRVCELLTSSLTHVGTTCGSRPYKMPFAAESCRSLGQLEFPLPEAGHPASPAHPLLGCPVPSVPPAAEPVPHLQTPTSEPQTVARACPQSAKPPSGSKSGLRTGTSCRHTARSKATHRPSHPKQPRAQRPRPRRRRRRRTNGWVPVGAACEKAVYVLDEPEPAIRKSYQAVERHGETIRVRDTVLLKSGPRKTSTPYVAKISALWENPESGELMMSLLWYYRPEHLQGGRSPSMHEPLQNEVFASRHQDQNSVACIEEKCYVLTFAEYCRFCAMAKRRGEGLPSRKTALVPPSADYSTPPHRTVPEDTDPELVFLCRHVYDFRHGRILKNPQ
- the BAHD1 gene encoding bromo adjacent homology domain-containing 1 protein isoform X2; its protein translation is MTHTRRKSLPVQSSGPTGRQEALQMDGSNMEQGADGMEPGVPDSPGPLANRRKNYPLRKRQGVPDKPKACKVLLTRLETMAGPRSADEADELPPALPKPPSPAPGEDAGPPQPRKRRLASLNAEALNNLLLEREDTGSLAGARRGRGGDPHRIRDRVTGGCPSKKRPRPGELGGASRDLSPELAPDEGARRDGDPAPKRLASLNAAAILKLSQERELPLRPPRAPPESDGSELPTPKAPRPKWAKVNGKNYPKVQQGTGFAEASGHLGREGHPEEPWPPTTPHRPPSQLPYQPTSQALESPPGPRPQLPLLMGGQAALKPEPGRPGEESPAPKQELHQPSFPALQLSPLPLPGNPADYRGLCGQPELGSFYLYCSPERLQCGGCSPCPMLPEGKLSPVAAPSEGLLVAPSTVPTGTPFQHPPWGSRICSSEDTGMSGYRVCELLTSSLTHVGTTCGSRPYKMPFAAESCRSLGQLEFPLPEAGHPASPAHPLLGCPVPSVPPAAEPVPHLQTPTSEPQTVARACPQSAKPPSGSKSGLRTGTSCRHTARSKATHRPSHPKQPRAQRPRPRRRRRRRTNGWVPVGAACEKAVYVLDEPEPAIRKSYQAVERHGETIRVRDTVLLKSGPRKTSTPYVAKISALWENPESGELMMSLLWYYRPEHLQGGRSPSMHENEVFASRHQDQNSVACIEEKCYVLTFAEYCRFCAMAKRRGEGLPSRKTALVPPSADYSTPPHRTVPEDTDPELVFLCRHVYDFRHGRILKNPQ